Proteins encoded in a region of the Ptychodera flava strain L36383 chromosome 4, AS_Pfla_20210202, whole genome shotgun sequence genome:
- the LOC139130915 gene encoding galactosylceramide sulfotransferase-like: MGTLRQFQSSDYDGASLKLRNDPVSDSNEVKKSRGRSCCCCCSLTWKKLVFLILCSVTVVYLIFIGPSINATRQPLLTLCFSVERIIYIKTHKTASTTLSSIIQRWGYLNGVNFALPINGHTFSPTVRFNQMMVKPVPSRHYSILTNHARYYRPEMEKVVPNALYITILRDPTAQLESAFGYYKMAQQLRLDKYKNPFAKFMDDPQKYLTSRRDFHLWTQMRNGQIFDLGLDHRFHDNDTVVDAKIEALSKEFRMVLITEYFDESLLVLKNILCWDMDNILYLSNSIRGRTLHYRMSGDLIKKTRDWNKADLKLYEHFNSSLWTKIRDYGPNFEKDLAKFRRELELVKQRCIVPNRYRAITDFREERLVLKRGAGSFCKYLWFGDMEYTELIREKQRRQPWLPPQFSHRQSRPVPANLTRPSSGVVFVWVWVIVLCLLALCFMSCCLAAVCDRRSGDDYLDCYDDDDEASYDLNDEIDRELELRRRYMALLQNARHYDHSLPDSKLSCRPDSENGIHLDKKYDYDFY; this comes from the coding sequence ATTCGAATGAAGTCAAGAAGTCCAGAGGGCGCtcctgctgctgctgttgctcTCTGACATGGAAGAAGTTGGTCTTCCTCATTCTGTGTTCTGTCACCGTCGTATACTTGATATTCATCGGGCCGTCGATCAATGCGACCAGACAACCATTATTGACTCTCTGCTTTTCCGTCGAACGGATAATTTACATTAAAACTCACAAAACTGCCAGTACCACTTTGTCGTCGATTATACAGCGCTGGGGCTACCTGAACGGTGTCAACTTTGCTCTTCCCATCAACGGTCACACGTTTTCCCCTACAGTGCGTTTCAACCAGATGATGGTCAAACCCGTGCCGTCGAGACACTACAGCATACTGACCAACCACGCGCGGTACTATCGACCCGAGATGGAGAAGGTTGTTCCCAACGCTTTGTACATCACCATCTTGCGAGACCCGACCGCCCAACTGGAGTCGGCGTTCGGATATTACAAGATGGCGCAGCAACTGCGGCTCGACAAATACAAAAACCCCTTCGCGAAGTTCATGGACGACCCCCAGAAGTACCTGACCTCGCGGAGAGACTTCCACCTTTGGACGCAGATGAGAAACGGGCAGATATTCGACTTAGGTTTAGATCATCGTTTCCATGACAACGACACTGTTGTGGACGCTAAAATCGAGGCTCTCTCCAAGGAATTCCGTATGGTGTTGATAACAGAGTATTTTGACGAATCGCtacttgttttgaaaaatattttatgttgGGATATggataatattttatatttgtcaAACTCCATCAGAGGCAGGACGTTGCATTATAGAATGAGCGGGGATTTGATAAAAAAGACTCGAGATTGGAACAAAGCAGATTTGAAACTTTATGAACACTTTAACAGCTCTCTTTGGACTAAAATAAGGGATTACGggccaaactttgaaaaagatttaGCGAAGTTTAGGAGGGAACTAGAACTTGTAAAACAACGGTGCATCGTTCCAAACCGTTATCGCGCCATCACCGACTTCCGAGAGGAGAGATTAGTGCTCAAACGTGGAGCAGGATCGTTTTGCAAGTATCTTTGGTTCGGAGATATGGAATACACCGAGCTGATTCGCGAGAAACAGAGGCGACAGCCGTGGCTTCCGCCACAGTTTAGCCACAGACAGTCCCGCCCAGTTCCCGCGAACCTCACCCGGCCGAGCAGCGGAGTGGTGTTTGTCTGGGTCTGGGTGATAGTTCTCTGCCTCCTGGCGCTCTGCTTTATGAGTTGCTGCCTCGCCGCTGTCTGCGATCGGCGGTCGGGAGACGACTATCTGGACTGttacgatgacgacgacgaggCGTCTTACGACCTTAACGACGAGATCGACCGCGAACTAGAATTGCGACGGAGATACATGGCGCTCTTGCAAAACGCTCGTCACTACGATCATTCCCTGCCGGACTCAAAATTGAGCTGTAGGCCCGATAGCGAGAACGGCATTCATTTGGACAAAAAGTACGACTACGATTTTTACTAA